The Neisseria yangbaofengii genome contains a region encoding:
- a CDS encoding ParA family protein: MSAPVILSCTSTKGGVGKTTLTANIAAVLADIGFRVLMVDVDV, translated from the coding sequence ATGTCTGCACCCGTAATATTGTCATGCACTTCCACCAAAGGCGGTGTCGGTAAAACTACTCTCACAGCTAATATCGCGGCTGTTCTCGCCGACATCGGCTTCCGCGTTCTAATGGTGGATGTTGATGTTTAA